A genomic segment from Lytechinus variegatus isolate NC3 chromosome 10, Lvar_3.0, whole genome shotgun sequence encodes:
- the LOC121422320 gene encoding trinucleotide repeat-containing gene 6C protein-like isoform X2 translates to MNVCCHASLNDERSHAARLRDITSLFLKRVPAEKYKGQSDDEILLHVFKDAVSFTFKDNSQSRVLESSSSQSHESTPNLNGCPTPQQVQDSEPTSQATPNIFSLIQGSPSKVTNKQECIQDQVVGQTKSQVKTESVFNSEEAQHSVSGNTTNQDQVKVDSKRSSSFPVKGIGQASQNAVSHTHRDTINETACAQQKAKDIDQAKVRGERKENHEQYHRQECGGSQVESTNHLSESVFNHNSSAINMSQWSESQKGAWPNGPVTSSGWTPMDPSHGQSAMSQDNGKGNSQSGSGVMSSIWGSSSSSGSTPTSSGWGGIPSSTSSSSPFHPGLFQNSTSNGHSGGSSVWGTPTTPQPGGKGSLPFGGTNPISAPSTTSASNPSTSQSSGWDTSANQNGMEPQPASTPTSAESNPPVPTSQSSGSAPSNGNGNSGNANEGGSASNGQEPQQQIPTSSTVTSNAQGSSWGSSNPPGPSTLTGTSAWGAPQQSSGGWGADPSGQSGGQENKQWGGGNSMPATSTRGWGGNNPMQNPNEVTGTGGWGKPPPSEATSGWGGRPSTTPTSGPPPGPPSGWNKEGNKEQPATPGWNNPQSGWGNQPNQPPGPGGMKKDQPDGGQSGWGKPPGNGSWAQTASKGAPDHRGMNPGETTPVDQASIAALVKTPWGKRPVNQEMKWDSKAPQQPSSNQSGTSGWGSQPASDRQWEKAEQPKQSAWGKPNPPQTPTESSWGNQPPSSAPPTSSQTSGWGPPKERNDNQDPGWGQPPTTSASSGMPGGPGPLGPPGSQAIGPPGSQAMGPPGQPGSHGPPSTPGFSTDRSSPPQKDAMETGSNASSNTPQPPAEDPSQMLPGPPPKKIVATGWGDVSMVTRPGMQAVDNGTSHWGDPSDHNRRLTRRQAGGHMPQMGGNPQNSTMQGPPPSGPQGDTAMPPSSMMPNAPPSQFKADNQWDDKSKPSGWGDFPNQRSNNNNSSGSMWNQPGGSKWDQSSTSSWGPSSSTTGSTQSKDSMQQNWHDDNSTGSIGHWGDEEWENRSQSSESSMSGWRGGPKKPRPPGQRESNHYISKLKRLMDYGYPKEVAEVALRKHNFHFETALTELRQISDMMDQNKMPSGDVDDPVRQMSRTMSNMGIGDNPLTSGSDLTNANMLLNNSLPGTLPLGGKPSNMMGTPGFMPTGSVGQRFSGQQQVMGQQPGSLNQPPRGPFNQQQQMMQQQQHQQLFQVLLQLAVQSGIVNQSLLQQQVTPTQIMSIVQRYPQLLAQAQAQQGNLAQVGGGNSVGKGMGSSAPNRSQQELMARFVQQQLLQGQRPPVSRQPFPQRPKMRSDSEMYSNTNTSSDLLGNISNMNPDIGMREPLQQSRLQHLFGKPGAKNFPRTNRSESVTGLPDNNRRGSNWSRSNSPTPSDSIPNSADSAFSDGWNFPQPENLSSITDDVPEFIPGVPWNPQPSLDVSNDPSATPGMYAPTKSSGRDKDDISGILTRPMKPQASWSSNQPGGGRKTSWNYEGGSGQGFSGTGGNAGSRSNQLWNSAPGNQQRATRPPPGLGEHPHSNSWRGSWDAPSGSSWSSGNGISGANSILISGVTSDMNVSALRNICGQQGQVDQFQENRAQGSVMVTYRFPDDATKALNTITTTFPNVIAELVSPSDAFSTPASSSSGWPQGGGSSGSKFGNGVLPSTSSASSAGKDDVSGSSKQSWSAGLPGMPGSQLWSPGPGGSMGWSPMDGDSSSAPNFSFLPGDLLGESTN, encoded by the exons GGAAGTCCTTCAAAGGTTACAAACAAGCAAGAGTGTATTCAGGATCAAGTAGTTGGCCAGACCAAAAGTCAG GTCAAGACAGAATCCGTGTTCAACTCTGAGGAAGCGCAGCACAGCGTATCCGGAAATACCACTAATCAAGACCA GGTCAAGGTTGATAGTAAGAGGTCATCTTCATTCCCAGTCAAAGGGATTGGACAAGCCTCTCAGAACGCAGTCTCACACACACATCGAGATACCATCAATGAG ACTGCCTGTGCACAACAAAAAGCCAAAG ATATTGATCAAGCCAAAGTAAgaggagaaaggaaggaaaatcACGAGCAGTATCACCGTCAGGAGTGTGGGGGCTCGCAGGTAGAGTCCACCAATCACCTTTCTGAAAGCGTCTTTAATCATAATTCATCAG CAATAAATATGAGTCAGTGGAGTGAAAGCCAGAAGGGCGCCTGGCCCAATGGACCAGTCACCTCAAGCGGTTGGACTCCAATGGATCCAA GCCATGGCCAATCTGCTATGAGCCAAGACAATGGAAAAGGCAACAGTCAATCTGGAAGTGGCGTAATGAGCTCCATCTGGGGGTCTAGCAGCAGCAGTGGATCCACCCCTACATCCAGCGGCTGGGGTGGTATCCCATCTAGCACTTCCTCCTCCTCGCCGTTCCATCCCGGTCTCTTTCAGAACTCCACCAGCAACGGGCACAGTGGTGGTTCCTCAGTGTGGGGCACCCCTACAACCCCGCAGCCAGGCGGTAAGGGGTCCCTACCCTTCGGGGGCACCAACCCCATTTCAGCACCGTCTACTACCTCAGCAAGCAACCCATCTACGTCTCAGAGCTCAGGCTGGGACACCAGTGCCAATCAGAACGGGATGGAGCCCCAGCCGGCCTCCACTCCCACTAGTGCAGAGAGTAACCCGCCCGTGCCCACTTCACAGAGCAGTGGGAGTGCCCCGAGTAATGGGAACGGAAACAGCGGCAATGCAAATGAAGGAGGGTCTGCTAGCAATGGACAAGAGCCACAGCAACAAATTCCAACTTCATCCACTGTCACCAGCAATGCCCAAG GTTCTTCTTGGGGATCCAGTAATCCACCTGGTCCATCAACGCTTACAGGGACATCTGCTTGGGGTGCTCCTCAACAGTCCTCGGGTGGATGGGGTGCAGACCCTTCAGGACAATCAGGTGGTCAAGAAAACAAGCAATGGGGTGGTGGAAACAGCATGCCAGCCACCAGCACCAGAGGATGGGGTGGTAACAACCCAATGCAAAATCCAAATGAAGTTACTGGCACTGGAGGATGGGGTAAACCTCCTCCTTCTGAAGCGACAAGTGGATGGGGAGGTAGACCTTCAACTACTCCAACTAGTGGACCCCCTCCAGGACCACCTTCAGGATGGAACAAAGAGGGAAACAAAGAACAACCGGCTACTCCTGGATGGAACAATCCTCAATCAGGATGGGGCAACCAGCCTAATCAACCTCCTGGACCTGGAGGAATGAAAAAAGACCAACCAGATGGTGGACAGTCTGGTTGGGGCAAGCCACCAGGAAATGGCTCTTGGGCTCAGACAGCCAGCAAGGGAGCCCCTGATCACAGGGGAATGAATCCTGGAGAAACAACTCCTGTAGATCAGGCTTCGATTGCAGCACTGGTGAAGACACCGTGGGGAAAGAGACCAGTCAACCAGGAAATGAAATGGGACAGTAAGGCCCCTCAACAACCTAGTTCAAACCAGTCTGGGACATCAGGCTGGGGCTCTCAACCTGCATCAGACCGACAGTGGGAGAAGGCTGAACAGCCAAAACAGTCTGCTTGGGGTAAACCAAACCCTCCACAAACTCCAACAGAATCATCTTGGGGAAATCAGCCACCTTCCTCAGCACCACCCACAAGCTCTCAGACTTCTGGCTGGGGACCACCAAAAGAGAGAAATGATAACCAGGATCCAGGTTGGGGTCAACCACCTACAACAAGTGCATCATCTGGAATGCCTGGAGGACCAGGCCCACTTGGACCACCTGGGAGCCAAGCTATAGGACCTCCAGGTAGCCAAGCCATGGGACCTCCTGGTCAGCCTGGATCTCATGGACCACCTTCTACTCCTGGTTTTAGCACAGATAGATCGAGTCCTCCACAGAAAGATGCCATGGAGACAGGAAGCAATGCATCAAGCAATACTCCACAGCCACCAGCTGAAGACCCATCTCAGATGCTCCCTGGACCACCCCCTAAGAAGATAGTGGCAACTGGTTGGGGAGATGTTAGTATGGTCACTCGCCCAGGCATGCAAGCCGTTGACAATGGAACCAGTCATTGGGGTGACCCCAGCGACCACAACAGGCGCCTCACCCGCCGACAAGCTGGTGGGCACATGCCGCAGATGGGTGGCAACCCCCAGAACAGTACTATGCAAGGGCCACCCCCTTCGGGCCCACAAGGTGATACCGCTATGCCTCCCTCGTCCATGATGCCAAATGCTCCGCCATCGCAGTTTAAAGCTGACAACCAGTGGGACGACAAGAGTAAACCAAGTGGCTGGGGAGACTTCCCTAACCAACGATCCAATAATAACAACAGCAGTGGAAGCATGTGGAACCAACCAGGTGGTAGCAAATGGGATCAGTCTTCCACATCTTCATGGGGCCCGTCCAGCAGTACTACTGGCAGTACTCAGAGTAAGGATTCTATGCAACAAAACTGGCATGATGATAATAGTACTGGCTCCA TTGGTCATTGGGGAGATGAAGAATGGGAGAATCGTTCCCAGAGCAGCGAATCGTCTATGTCAGGATGGAGAGGTGGACCTAAGAAGCCCAGG CCCCCAGGACAGCGTGAATCCAACCATTACATCAGCAAGCTCAAACGATTGATGGACTATGGATACCCCAAAGAAGTGGCTGAGGTTGCCCTGCGCAAACACAACTTTCATTTTGAAACGGCTTTGA CTGAGCTTCGCCAGATTTCAGACATGATGGATCAAAACAAGATGCCATCTGGGGATGTAGATGATCCAGTACGACAGATGTCCCGAACCATGAGCAACATGGGTATCGGTGACAATCCACTGACCTCTGGCAGTGACTTGACCAATGCAAACATGCTGCTCAACAACAGCCTGCCTGGAACTCTTCCCCTTGGAGGAAAGCCAAGCAACATGATGGGCACACCAGGATTCATGCCAACTGGTAGCGTTGGCCAAAGGTTCAGCGGTCAACAACAGGTAATGGGTCAGCAGCCTGGCAGTCTCAACCAACCCCCAAGAGGACCTTTCAACCAGCAACAGCAAATGATGCAACAACAGCAACACCAACAGCTGTTCCAAGTCCTGCTCCAGCTTGCTGTACAGAGTGGCATTGTCAACCAGAGCCTTCTGCAGCAGCAGGTGACTCCAACACAGATCATGAGCATTGTTCAACGCTATCCTCAGCTTTTGGCCCAAGCCCAAGCTCAACAGGGTAACCTTGCTCAAGTTGGTGGGGGAAACAGTGTGGGCAAAGGCATGGGCTCTTCTGCACCCAACCGTTCTCAGCAGGAGTTGATGGCACGCTTTGTTCAGCAGCAGCTGCTTCAAGGTCAGCGACCTCCAGTGTCTCGTCAACCGTTCCCACAACGCCCCAAAATGCGAAGTGATTCTGAGATGTACTCCAACACCAACACTTCATCAGACCTGCTAGGAAACATCAGCAACATGAATCCTGATATTGGTATGCGTGAGCCACTACAGCAGTCTCGCCTTCAGCATTTGTTTGGCAAGCCTGGAGCGAAGAATTTCCCCCGAACGAACCGGTCAGAGTCGGTCACTGGTCTCCCTGACAACAATCGCAGAGGTTCTAACTGGTCTCGCAGCAACTCACCAACCCCATCCGACAGTATTCCTAACAGCGCTGATTCTGCCTTCTCTGATGGCTGGAACTTCCCCCAGCCGGAAAACCTTAGCTCCATCACTGATGATGTTCCAGAGTTCATCCCAGGTGTACCATGGAATCCTCAGCCTAGCCTTGATGTCTCCAATGACCCATCAGCCACTCCAGGAATGTATGCCCCTACTAAGTCTTCTGGACGTGACAAGGATGACATTTCTGGTATCCTGACCCGTCCCATGAAACCCCAGGCATCATGGTCATCCAATCAGCCAGGAGGAGGACGCAAGACAAGTTGGAATTATGAGGGCGGAAGCGGACAAGGCTTCTCAGGAACTGGTGGAAATGCAGGTTCTCGCTCGAACCAGCTGTGGAACAGTGCTCCAGGAAACCAGCAACGTGCCACCAGACCACCTCCAGGACTGGGTGAGCATCCTCACAGTAATTCCTGGAGAGGAAGTTGGGATGCTCCCTCTG GATCATCCTGGTCTTCTGGAAATGGAATTTCTGGTGCAAACTCCATTCTCATCTCCGGCGTCACATCTGAT ATGAATGTGTCTGCCCTGAGGAACATCTGTGGTCAGCAAGGTCAGGTGGACCAGTTCCAGGAGAACCGTGCCCAAGGTTCAGTCATGGTCACCTACCGATTCCCCGATGATGCCACCAAGGCCCTCAACACCATAACTACCACCTTCCCCAATGTGATCGCAGAGCTTGTCTCCCCCAGCGATGCATTCTCCACCCCTGCCTCCTCTTCCTCCGGCTGGCCCCAGGGAGGAGGCAGCAGCGGCAGTAAATTTGGCAATGGTGTTCTCCCCAGCACCTCCAGTGCCTCCAGCGCCGGAAAGGATGACGTGTCGGGCAGCAGCAAGCAGAGCTGGAGCGCTGGACTCCCTGGCATGCCAGGAAGCCAGCTGTGGTCTCCAGGTCCCGGTGGATCCATGGGTTGGAGCCCAATGGACGGAGATTCCTCCAGTGCACCCAACTTCAGCTTCTTGCCTGGAGACCTCCTCGGAGAAAGCACCAACTAA
- the LOC121422320 gene encoding trinucleotide repeat-containing gene 6C protein-like isoform X3: MNVCCHASLNDERSHAARLRDITSLFLKRVPAEKYKGQSDDEILLHVFKDAVSFTFKDNSQSRVLESSSSQSHESTPNLNGCPTPQQVQDSEPTSQATPNIFSLIQGSPSKVTNKQECIQDQVVGQTKSQVKTESVFNSEEAQHSVSGNTTNQDQVKVDSKRSSSFPVKGIGQASQNAVSHTHRDTINETACAQQKAKDIDQAKVRGERKENHEQYHRQECGGSQVESTNHLSESVFNHNSSAINMSQWSESQKGAWPNGPVTSSGWTPMDPSHGQSAMSQDNGKGNSQSGSGVMSSIWGSSSSSGSTPTSSGWGGIPSSTSSSSPFHPGLFQNSTSNGHSGGSSVWGTPTTPQPGGKGSLPFGGTNPISAPSTTSASNPSTSQSSGWDTSANQNGMEPQPASTPTSAESNPPVPTSQSSGSAPSNGNGNSGNANEGGSASNGQEPQQQIPTSSTVTSNAQGSSWGSSNPPGPSTLTGTSAWGAPQQSSGGWGADPSGQSGGQENKQWGGGNSMPATSTRGWGGNNPMQNPNEVTGTGGWGKPPPSEATSGWGGRPSTTPTSGPPPGPPSGWNKEGNKEQPATPGWNNPQSGWGNQPNQPPGPGGMKKDQPDGGQSGWGKPPGNGSWAQTASKGAPDHRGMNPGETTPVDQASIAALVKTPWGKRPVNQEMKWDSKAPQQPSSNQSGTSGWGSQPASDRQWEKAEQPKQSAWGKPNPPQTPTESSWGNQPPSSAPPTSSQTSGWGPPKERNDNQDPGWGQPPTTSASSGMPGGPGPLGPPGSQAIGPPGSQAMGPPGQPGSHGPPSTPGFSTDRSSPPQKDAMETGSNASSNTPQPPAEDPSQMLPGPPPKKIVATGWGDVSMVTRPGMQAVDNGTSHWGDPSDHNRRLTRRQAGGHMPQMGGNPQNSTMQGPPPSGPQGDTAMPPSSMMPNAPPSQFKADNQWDDKSKPSGWGDFPNQRSNNNNSSGSMWNQPGGSKWDQSSTSSWGPSSSTTGSTQSKDSMQQNWHDDNSTGSIGHWGDEEWENRSQSSESSMSGWRGGPKKPRPPGQRESNHYISKLKRLMDYGYPKEVAEVALRKHNFHFETALTELRQISDMMDQNKMPSGDVDDPVRQMSRTMSNMGIGDNPLTSGSDLTNANMLLNNSLPGTLPLGGKPSNMMGTPGFMPTGSVGQRFSGQQQVMGQQPGSLNQPPRGPFNQQQQMMQQQQHQQLFQVLLQLAVQSGIVNQSLLQQQVTPTQIMSIVQRYPQLLAQAQAQQGNLAQVGGGNSVGKGMGSSAPNRSQQELMARFVQQQLLQGQRPPVSRQPFPQRPKMRSDSEMYSNTNTSSDLLGNISNMNPDIGMREPLQQSRLQHLFGKPGAKNFPRTNRSESVTGLPDNNRRGSNWSRSNSPTPSDSIPNSADSAFSDGWNFPQPENLSSITDDVPEFIPGVPWNPQPSLDVSNDPSATPGMYAPTKSSGRDKDDISGILTRPMKPQASWSSNQPGGGRKTSWNYEGGSGQGFSGTGGNAGSRSNQLWNSAPGNQQRATRPPPGLGSSWSSGNGISGANSILISGVTSDMNVSALRNICGQQGQVDQFQENRAQGSVMVTYRFPDDATKALNTITTTFPNVIAELVSPSDAFSTPASSSSGWPQGGGSSGSKFGNGVLPSTSSASSAGKDDVSGSSKQSWSAGLPGMPGSQLWSPGPGGSMGWSPMDGDSSSAPNFSFLPGDLLGESTN, from the exons GGAAGTCCTTCAAAGGTTACAAACAAGCAAGAGTGTATTCAGGATCAAGTAGTTGGCCAGACCAAAAGTCAG GTCAAGACAGAATCCGTGTTCAACTCTGAGGAAGCGCAGCACAGCGTATCCGGAAATACCACTAATCAAGACCA GGTCAAGGTTGATAGTAAGAGGTCATCTTCATTCCCAGTCAAAGGGATTGGACAAGCCTCTCAGAACGCAGTCTCACACACACATCGAGATACCATCAATGAG ACTGCCTGTGCACAACAAAAAGCCAAAG ATATTGATCAAGCCAAAGTAAgaggagaaaggaaggaaaatcACGAGCAGTATCACCGTCAGGAGTGTGGGGGCTCGCAGGTAGAGTCCACCAATCACCTTTCTGAAAGCGTCTTTAATCATAATTCATCAG CAATAAATATGAGTCAGTGGAGTGAAAGCCAGAAGGGCGCCTGGCCCAATGGACCAGTCACCTCAAGCGGTTGGACTCCAATGGATCCAA GCCATGGCCAATCTGCTATGAGCCAAGACAATGGAAAAGGCAACAGTCAATCTGGAAGTGGCGTAATGAGCTCCATCTGGGGGTCTAGCAGCAGCAGTGGATCCACCCCTACATCCAGCGGCTGGGGTGGTATCCCATCTAGCACTTCCTCCTCCTCGCCGTTCCATCCCGGTCTCTTTCAGAACTCCACCAGCAACGGGCACAGTGGTGGTTCCTCAGTGTGGGGCACCCCTACAACCCCGCAGCCAGGCGGTAAGGGGTCCCTACCCTTCGGGGGCACCAACCCCATTTCAGCACCGTCTACTACCTCAGCAAGCAACCCATCTACGTCTCAGAGCTCAGGCTGGGACACCAGTGCCAATCAGAACGGGATGGAGCCCCAGCCGGCCTCCACTCCCACTAGTGCAGAGAGTAACCCGCCCGTGCCCACTTCACAGAGCAGTGGGAGTGCCCCGAGTAATGGGAACGGAAACAGCGGCAATGCAAATGAAGGAGGGTCTGCTAGCAATGGACAAGAGCCACAGCAACAAATTCCAACTTCATCCACTGTCACCAGCAATGCCCAAG GTTCTTCTTGGGGATCCAGTAATCCACCTGGTCCATCAACGCTTACAGGGACATCTGCTTGGGGTGCTCCTCAACAGTCCTCGGGTGGATGGGGTGCAGACCCTTCAGGACAATCAGGTGGTCAAGAAAACAAGCAATGGGGTGGTGGAAACAGCATGCCAGCCACCAGCACCAGAGGATGGGGTGGTAACAACCCAATGCAAAATCCAAATGAAGTTACTGGCACTGGAGGATGGGGTAAACCTCCTCCTTCTGAAGCGACAAGTGGATGGGGAGGTAGACCTTCAACTACTCCAACTAGTGGACCCCCTCCAGGACCACCTTCAGGATGGAACAAAGAGGGAAACAAAGAACAACCGGCTACTCCTGGATGGAACAATCCTCAATCAGGATGGGGCAACCAGCCTAATCAACCTCCTGGACCTGGAGGAATGAAAAAAGACCAACCAGATGGTGGACAGTCTGGTTGGGGCAAGCCACCAGGAAATGGCTCTTGGGCTCAGACAGCCAGCAAGGGAGCCCCTGATCACAGGGGAATGAATCCTGGAGAAACAACTCCTGTAGATCAGGCTTCGATTGCAGCACTGGTGAAGACACCGTGGGGAAAGAGACCAGTCAACCAGGAAATGAAATGGGACAGTAAGGCCCCTCAACAACCTAGTTCAAACCAGTCTGGGACATCAGGCTGGGGCTCTCAACCTGCATCAGACCGACAGTGGGAGAAGGCTGAACAGCCAAAACAGTCTGCTTGGGGTAAACCAAACCCTCCACAAACTCCAACAGAATCATCTTGGGGAAATCAGCCACCTTCCTCAGCACCACCCACAAGCTCTCAGACTTCTGGCTGGGGACCACCAAAAGAGAGAAATGATAACCAGGATCCAGGTTGGGGTCAACCACCTACAACAAGTGCATCATCTGGAATGCCTGGAGGACCAGGCCCACTTGGACCACCTGGGAGCCAAGCTATAGGACCTCCAGGTAGCCAAGCCATGGGACCTCCTGGTCAGCCTGGATCTCATGGACCACCTTCTACTCCTGGTTTTAGCACAGATAGATCGAGTCCTCCACAGAAAGATGCCATGGAGACAGGAAGCAATGCATCAAGCAATACTCCACAGCCACCAGCTGAAGACCCATCTCAGATGCTCCCTGGACCACCCCCTAAGAAGATAGTGGCAACTGGTTGGGGAGATGTTAGTATGGTCACTCGCCCAGGCATGCAAGCCGTTGACAATGGAACCAGTCATTGGGGTGACCCCAGCGACCACAACAGGCGCCTCACCCGCCGACAAGCTGGTGGGCACATGCCGCAGATGGGTGGCAACCCCCAGAACAGTACTATGCAAGGGCCACCCCCTTCGGGCCCACAAGGTGATACCGCTATGCCTCCCTCGTCCATGATGCCAAATGCTCCGCCATCGCAGTTTAAAGCTGACAACCAGTGGGACGACAAGAGTAAACCAAGTGGCTGGGGAGACTTCCCTAACCAACGATCCAATAATAACAACAGCAGTGGAAGCATGTGGAACCAACCAGGTGGTAGCAAATGGGATCAGTCTTCCACATCTTCATGGGGCCCGTCCAGCAGTACTACTGGCAGTACTCAGAGTAAGGATTCTATGCAACAAAACTGGCATGATGATAATAGTACTGGCTCCA TTGGTCATTGGGGAGATGAAGAATGGGAGAATCGTTCCCAGAGCAGCGAATCGTCTATGTCAGGATGGAGAGGTGGACCTAAGAAGCCCAGG CCCCCAGGACAGCGTGAATCCAACCATTACATCAGCAAGCTCAAACGATTGATGGACTATGGATACCCCAAAGAAGTGGCTGAGGTTGCCCTGCGCAAACACAACTTTCATTTTGAAACGGCTTTGA CTGAGCTTCGCCAGATTTCAGACATGATGGATCAAAACAAGATGCCATCTGGGGATGTAGATGATCCAGTACGACAGATGTCCCGAACCATGAGCAACATGGGTATCGGTGACAATCCACTGACCTCTGGCAGTGACTTGACCAATGCAAACATGCTGCTCAACAACAGCCTGCCTGGAACTCTTCCCCTTGGAGGAAAGCCAAGCAACATGATGGGCACACCAGGATTCATGCCAACTGGTAGCGTTGGCCAAAGGTTCAGCGGTCAACAACAGGTAATGGGTCAGCAGCCTGGCAGTCTCAACCAACCCCCAAGAGGACCTTTCAACCAGCAACAGCAAATGATGCAACAACAGCAACACCAACAGCTGTTCCAAGTCCTGCTCCAGCTTGCTGTACAGAGTGGCATTGTCAACCAGAGCCTTCTGCAGCAGCAGGTGACTCCAACACAGATCATGAGCATTGTTCAACGCTATCCTCAGCTTTTGGCCCAAGCCCAAGCTCAACAGGGTAACCTTGCTCAAGTTGGTGGGGGAAACAGTGTGGGCAAAGGCATGGGCTCTTCTGCACCCAACCGTTCTCAGCAGGAGTTGATGGCACGCTTTGTTCAGCAGCAGCTGCTTCAAGGTCAGCGACCTCCAGTGTCTCGTCAACCGTTCCCACAACGCCCCAAAATGCGAAGTGATTCTGAGATGTACTCCAACACCAACACTTCATCAGACCTGCTAGGAAACATCAGCAACATGAATCCTGATATTGGTATGCGTGAGCCACTACAGCAGTCTCGCCTTCAGCATTTGTTTGGCAAGCCTGGAGCGAAGAATTTCCCCCGAACGAACCGGTCAGAGTCGGTCACTGGTCTCCCTGACAACAATCGCAGAGGTTCTAACTGGTCTCGCAGCAACTCACCAACCCCATCCGACAGTATTCCTAACAGCGCTGATTCTGCCTTCTCTGATGGCTGGAACTTCCCCCAGCCGGAAAACCTTAGCTCCATCACTGATGATGTTCCAGAGTTCATCCCAGGTGTACCATGGAATCCTCAGCCTAGCCTTGATGTCTCCAATGACCCATCAGCCACTCCAGGAATGTATGCCCCTACTAAGTCTTCTGGACGTGACAAGGATGACATTTCTGGTATCCTGACCCGTCCCATGAAACCCCAGGCATCATGGTCATCCAATCAGCCAGGAGGAGGACGCAAGACAAGTTGGAATTATGAGGGCGGAAGCGGACAAGGCTTCTCAGGAACTGGTGGAAATGCAGGTTCTCGCTCGAACCAGCTGTGGAACAGTGCTCCAGGAAACCAGCAACGTGCCACCAGACCACCTCCAGGACTGG GATCATCCTGGTCTTCTGGAAATGGAATTTCTGGTGCAAACTCCATTCTCATCTCCGGCGTCACATCTGAT ATGAATGTGTCTGCCCTGAGGAACATCTGTGGTCAGCAAGGTCAGGTGGACCAGTTCCAGGAGAACCGTGCCCAAGGTTCAGTCATGGTCACCTACCGATTCCCCGATGATGCCACCAAGGCCCTCAACACCATAACTACCACCTTCCCCAATGTGATCGCAGAGCTTGTCTCCCCCAGCGATGCATTCTCCACCCCTGCCTCCTCTTCCTCCGGCTGGCCCCAGGGAGGAGGCAGCAGCGGCAGTAAATTTGGCAATGGTGTTCTCCCCAGCACCTCCAGTGCCTCCAGCGCCGGAAAGGATGACGTGTCGGGCAGCAGCAAGCAGAGCTGGAGCGCTGGACTCCCTGGCATGCCAGGAAGCCAGCTGTGGTCTCCAGGTCCCGGTGGATCCATGGGTTGGAGCCCAATGGACGGAGATTCCTCCAGTGCACCCAACTTCAGCTTCTTGCCTGGAGACCTCCTCGGAGAAAGCACCAACTAA